The genomic stretch GCTAATTGCAACTTATACAGTAAGCAAGAAAAATGTGTGTTTTATGCATTGAATGTTAGTATGCCATTACAAAAATGGTTATTCGTAATATGTTACTTATTATACAATGTATacttttaaatacaaaaaaatttgagttaattaaattttatttctataatgCAGATTTTCATCagttttttgtttcttctttaatttATCACGTTTTTTTTGTTCTAATATTTCCTCAATCTCATCCGGATCCTTCCCTTCTAGAATAAGTTTCTTGCGTTTATTGATCATTTTTTTGCCATAAAAGTCCATCTCGTCTAATTTCATTTCCGCTTCTCGCTTAGCAACAGATATTTGTGTCAAAATTGTAACTATTTCCTTATCTAAATACAAAAAaagttatattaatatattctgtGTACATTTCTTTTGTAAAATAGTAGAGCTAAAAATGTATTACCGTTAACTTTATATTCTGTAAGTTTTGTACCAATAGCATTTTCAATTGCgtgtaataatttaatatcatgTGGAGTTATTAGGGTAATTGCCATGCCATTTTTGCCTGCCCTAGCTGTTCTTCCAACTCTATGAATGTACTCTTTTGTTACATTTGGTATAATATGATTTATAACTAACTCAACTGTAGGAATATCTAAACCTCTTGCTGCGACATCTGTAGCTATTAAAATTTTTGCATGATTGGACTTAAATTGAGTAAGTGCAGCAAGACGATCTTTTTGTTTTATCATTGCATGTAGGGCTACATTTTTAAATCCAACGTCATTTAATGTCATGGATAATACTTGACAATGTCTAAAAAATACAATGTACAACAAAGCATTAAGAATGTTTATGTCTATATCaagtattatatgtatacaatttCACTTTACTTGCAAGTATCTGTAAATATCATTATAGACCCATCTTTATTACTTGCTCTGAAGGTTCTAATTGCTTCTACTAAAAAGGAATCACGTACATCACTTGGACAAAGTACGTAACGTTGATCAAGTTCTTTTACTGTTGCTACACCAAACTCATCTTTAGATTCCCATATAAAAgcctttaaaaataatttcagcTCTATGTTCATTCTACTATTCCTTgttcattttttcaaatatttacagaattttataatacCTTACTGGATGCTATGTGTTTCACTTTGTCAAGGGTATCTGTCATTGTTGCACTAAAAAGAAGCATTTGCTTCCGTTTAGGTAAAGCCTCaaatatagtttttaactGATCATCAAAGTGACCTTCTAAAAGTCTATCAGCTTCATCTAAaactaaaaatttaatttgcttTAAAGAAAATGTATTACAACTTTCAAGGTGGTCTGCTAAACGTCCTGGAGTTGCAACAACTATATGTGGATGTTTTGATAACTCTAGCCCTTGTACAACCATATCCATTCCACCAACAATTACACATTTTTTTAAACCAATAGATTTTCCTATTGCTGAAAATTGATCTGCAATCTGTAAAGAAAagattttatcaaaaataaaaaagaaacaaatataaatatctgtTTTAAAAGGTTAAAGTGTTTAATATACTTGGAAAGCAAGTTCTCTAGTTGGTGTTAGAACAAGTGCAAATATGCCATATGGATCTTCagataatttttgtaatatagGAAGTGCAAAGGCAAGTGTTTTACCACTGCCAGTTTTTGCACAACCAATACAATCATCACCAGCTAGAATTTTTGGGATACAATTTTTCTGGATTGATGTAGGACATTTTAAAcctacaataaataataataacataacaattttctttatctttcaagcccattatttaaattcttaccCATAAAATTACATTGTTGAACAAGCCATGAACTTAAATTTAATGCAGCAAATGACATGGTTGTTTTTGACTTTTGTATAGGTTAACACGTGGAATGCTTTGATTAATAGAACATAATGGTTTTgtaaaagttaattttaataaagattcaatttaaataaggaatatattattaacggatagaattatttattataaaatgagttacatttcattaaataattttatatatgcgctctaaaagatatttttagaaGGTATATTACACAAGGGACTAAACCACTCAAACGATTCTCCTGTTTGATTAGTGCTTGATTAAATGCAATATACattagtttattatttttttatcttataacattttacaattaacTTAATAGTATTAGtaagaatattaatttaatctcTATattaacatcaatatttttagtattaattattattatgattagtactaataataataatgtaatcgGTAGCAAGTACACGTGTACTAGtcttaaatttcatttttggaACGAGTAGTTTCCGCTACATGTTCTTATAAACACCAATTTTATTAGTACATTTTGAGAGtagatagaataaaataaaaatcatggGATTGTATGTTTTTATACTTACgagtatttttaaaataatagattttcataaatcattaataaagttaataaaataagtatCCTGTATCTCGTCTGTCTAGAGCCTAGAGCGGTATTTAATCTTTTCATGATGCGGCACCTTGTTTGTCATATTATTTACGTGTTATACATTCACAATTTTTAGTaatgcaaaattattattttattattatgtattaaatattaataaatattatttattaaatattattgttttttaACCTTTTACGAGGACATTGCGATTTTTGGAGGTACGTGAATCAGAGATAAAAATCGCTGGTCTAAAATCTTCTGGGCTATTGGATATAACAATACATTGGATGTTAAATCTATGCTCTGGATCTCGTCTttgaaagaaacaaattattttta from Bombus huntii isolate Logan2020A chromosome 8, iyBomHunt1.1, whole genome shotgun sequence encodes the following:
- the LOC126868201 gene encoding probable ATP-dependent RNA helicase DDX49 isoform X2, which gives rise to MKIYYFKNTRLKCPTSIQKNCIPKILAGDDCIGCAKTGSGKTLAFALPILQKLSEDPYGIFALVLTPTRELAFQIADQFSAIGKSIGLKKCVIVGGMDMVVQGLELSKHPHIVVATPGRLADHLESCNTFSLKQIKFLVLDEADRLLEGHFDDQLKTIFEALPKRKQMLLFSATMTDTLDKVKHIASSKAFIWESKDEFGVATVKELDQRYVLCPSDVRDSFLVEAIRTFRASNKDGSIMIFTDTCKHCQVLSMTLNDVGFKNVALHAMIKQKDRLAALTQFKSNHAKILIATDVAARGLDIPTVELVINHIIPNVTKEYIHRVGRTARAGKNGMAITLITPHDIKLLHAIENAIGTKLTEYKVNDKEIVTILTQISVAKREAEMKLDEMDFYGKKMINKRKKLILEGKDPDEIEEILEQKKRDKLKKKQKTDENLHYRNKI
- the LOC126868201 gene encoding probable ATP-dependent RNA helicase DDX49 isoform X1 encodes the protein MSFAALNLSSWLVQQCNFMGLKCPTSIQKNCIPKILAGDDCIGCAKTGSGKTLAFALPILQKLSEDPYGIFALVLTPTRELAFQIADQFSAIGKSIGLKKCVIVGGMDMVVQGLELSKHPHIVVATPGRLADHLESCNTFSLKQIKFLVLDEADRLLEGHFDDQLKTIFEALPKRKQMLLFSATMTDTLDKVKHIASSKAFIWESKDEFGVATVKELDQRYVLCPSDVRDSFLVEAIRTFRASNKDGSIMIFTDTCKHCQVLSMTLNDVGFKNVALHAMIKQKDRLAALTQFKSNHAKILIATDVAARGLDIPTVELVINHIIPNVTKEYIHRVGRTARAGKNGMAITLITPHDIKLLHAIENAIGTKLTEYKVNDKEIVTILTQISVAKREAEMKLDEMDFYGKKMINKRKKLILEGKDPDEIEEILEQKKRDKLKKKQKTDENLHYRNKI